Proteins from a genomic interval of Hippocampus zosterae strain Florida chromosome 14, ASM2543408v3, whole genome shotgun sequence:
- the zfyve26 gene encoding zinc finger FYVE domain-containing protein 26 isoform X1, whose translation METASTYPFGCEAETSLRDLFDYFKRCLRCGEWELASACVPQLVASTGIVSEKVREIIKAAVCHPYRFKWESVGSPHKLAWFWLQVLEQCTEERVSPSVKNELEFLLLLEHLWSEGIEEVLLQQVQEAFAGRNISSSAHAAVERCLHTLLEKKRPRLAQSLTYFMQLQSGMDDASLQNIFILHLLTKLGKPEMNPERQDEWVEEIYAVLAVMPCSPGGGSGQLEALCETLWASRGGTLKEERVLSSLLRPRSDALVSAYCSAAQRLQRDRLLRSAPDTQAHLPELEKLALGLCCHGDRPSAWQMIYFECLSSGKHFLELVMVTALDLIKHEEFSQLRDMLHSEFQPLCRLLLLLGWTQCSTLSSAHRLLDVLHHQQRSANDSVLQDFANLLSSQLGILEWCKNNNPGVPTEALLAQLHSLDNHSALYILHSLTPLAHFEERRILDLLQQTPNPAGNDTEAVLSPAAQRSVILFRGFCAMKYAIYALCVNAHESSGCGQCQAKSQRAAWEGTDPSLATTSLGDCQSLFQHYLSECQLYLEAVPALFRLELLENIFSLLFLSSADFAPQNPKDVTVKNPASSSLEEIESQTEEDLTSEPDLAHLIRGCNGFLADVAAMEGFLKLLKEGLEGMCVVGQQEGQETGRALPREAEVAESVGCSVAAGTFGARLQRLSKRTAEAQWRLQIITSNQSGGSKVVDCSGTASAPHSLLIPAMLSPPESLLVSCIRRGNFMEAHQVSLVFDLEASTSCGELAFMECYKEVLVELVRVEQKMESQSMSSSSSSSEGLVSGSAAGAARSRLGSSGRSTLQAIGSAAAAGVAFYSISDIANRLLSTPSHPLPTLQEGYWTSGCSPEASGRVGVLLEQLSPPAMAAFDLACCHCQLWKTSRQLLDTAERRLSSSLEARGVRVDPREPHLENICGFPLFLQQIGKILNHPTTSKKSSVKMAEGAAGEEQVCANPFGCCIQEVLLCCHTTLSEECIAAQLALMQCLESTLDILGSATNVVEGVAASSSSLMALLSEQASLKASELDTHPTRCGMKQLLRSLDPLCPFEPNGDLARPDFVRRFLHYVDTLAAVLVRSLGSEDQTSEVKLGNPLLVLLQAPSQLLSYLLFERQVSPDRLLLLLREAGLGLSIQQVIIQRCCKVLHVGTTFPEPDRDSIQARKDDALFSVSALTLSLQRHAGEHASTLGMAELPSDASSESISSEDASTTSSTSSANLSASPATSPPSFLLTPSALAFLKSRSSLVAALVCLCASKGEGPRSQPTGWSGYFRSGRKEPLLDGEQISREADALLQAFPVLRAYLRAMGEPLLGPSFSDDDGLGAWVCGKPLVGLLLAGPREEAARGVAADAFQQALASKDVDRALRLLELYGPDWGQQGELRDRLLAWAALEGDEEGVGHVFRVQDANLRARVALQAMERWPLSACTELLDFCLDNDDDTDASLRDDLLRKKKELDIYRRMLALRPPLPWVTWQELRAESKASSESMLARMLEAKEFSLCAQWAKLYPVSEQSRLQLQTEHLLHLLDKEQTDEAFQLLEGLACGLDVCERALDRRPGLSACHFLADYMTLHFQSQVAPARRRHIHTLNLGSKVLLALPPPARQNYFPLLSEPLLMLEQMLMNLKVDWADATVRTLRNLLAGQEAGFGPEAVDRLLAEYARKALDFTCAPREWSRSDSVISLQDTLTQCPAQDSSVLSSTRLDSSTPSSASSTPTHTSSTNSGDRERDRSSAGRKRSSPAKFQPPEQPPDRKDWVPDTKRLVCMVCRRERFTMFNRRHHCRRCGRLVCQACSERKMAVDGCPGEDVRVCDQCFAYFHPDSDDELEPSEDVLPFRAAAAIPSLTEDALDGMLHLPEIAPRQIRLSMDPVENQQLRDEFYYEQAPSAHLCVAILSLHGDQTACGHQLIDHCRSLSRKLTNPEVDGCLLTDIMRQLLFSAKLMFVKGGRNQDLALCDSYISKVDVLKILVVANYKHIPSLDDILETMAVTRLRNQLLEAEYYQLAVEVSTKSGLDPGAVWQAWAMASLKAGSLTAAREKFARCLKAPVDRNQINMGPTLLQEIVKHLETTVRPVSASSLSEDILAPLQELEEALSERSECPRRILHQECLYYLNAYATHLALVSFHMRHDAMTEAISYLLNKASFHFVVTLT comes from the exons ATGGAGACAGCGTCCACGTACCCCTTCGGCTGCGAGGCCGAAACCTCACTGCGGGACCTCTTCGATTACTTCAAACGGTGCCTGAGGTGTGGCGAATGGGAGTTGGCCAGCGCCTGCGTGCCCCAGCTGGTTGCATCCACGGGGATCGTCTCGGAGAAAGTGCGGGAGATTATCAAGGCGGCCGTGTGCCATCCTTATCGTTTCAA ATGGGAGTCTGTGGGCAGTCCACACAAGTTGGCTTGGTTTTGGCTGCAGGTTTTGGAGCAATGCACTGAAGAGCGG GTCTCTCCCAGCGTCAAAAACGAGCTCGagttcctgctgctgctggaacATCTGTGGTCCGAGGGTATCGAGGAGGTTCTTCTCCAG CAGGTGCAAGAGGCGTTTGCGGGCAGAAACATTTCAAGTTCAGCGCACGCCGCCGTGGAGCGTTGTCTGCATACGTTACTGGAGAAGAAGAGGCCCCGGCTCGCGCAGTCGCTGACGTATTTCATGCAG ctacagTCGGGCATGGACGACGCATCCCTTCAGAACATCTTCATCCTCCACTTGCTGACCAAACTTGGGAAGCCTGAAATGAATCCCGAGCGGCAAGACGAGTGGGTGGAAGAGATCTACGCTGTTTTAGCTGTGATGCCGTGCAGTCCAGGCGGAGGTAGCGGCCAGTTGGAGGCGCTGTGCGAGACGCTGTGGGCATCCAGAGGGGGGACCCTGAAGGAGGAGAGGGTCCTAAGCTCGCTGCTCCGGCCGCGATCCGACGCACTCGTCTCGGCGTACTGCTCGGCCGCGCAGAGGCTGCAGCGGGATCGTCTGCTGAGGAGTGCGCCCGACACGCAAG CGCACCTGCCCGAGTTGGAGAAGTTGGCCCTCGGTCTGTGTTGCCACGGCGATCGTCCGTCCGCGTGGCAGATGATCTACTTTGAGTGCCTCAGCAGCGGGAAACACTTCCTGGAGTTGGTCATg GTGACGGCGCTGGATCTGATCAAACACGAGGAGTTTTCTCAGCTAAGGGACATGTTGCACTCCGAGTTCCAGCCCTTGTGTcgcctgctgctgttgctgggaTGGACGCAGTGTAGTACTCTGAGCTCAGCTCACAGGCTGCTCGATGTCCTCCATCACCAGCAG aggtcaGCTAATGACTCAGTCCTGCAGGACTTTGCCAATCTTTTGTCCTCGCAGCTTGGCATACTAGAGTGgtgtaaaaacaacaaccc AGGTGTTCCCACGGAGGCGTTGCTGGCTCAGCTGCACAGTCTGGACAATCACTCGGCCCTCTACATTCTCCACTCTTTGACTCCGCTGGCTCACTTTGAAGAGCGCCGCATTCTCGATCTGCTCCAGCAAACGCCAAATCCAGCAGGAA ACGACACTGAGGCGGTTTTGAGTCCTGCGGCGCAGAGGAGCGTCATTCTGTTCCGCGGCTTCTGCGCCATGAAGTACGCCATCTACGCTCTGTGCGTCAATGCGCACGAGAGCTCGGGATGCGGCCAGTGTCAAGCCAAGAGCCAAAGAGCAGCTTGGGAGGGGACGGACCCGAGCCTCGCAACCACTTCATTGGGAG ATTGCCAGTCACTGTTCCAGCACTACCTGTCCGAGTGCCAACTGTACTTGGAGGCTGTGCCCGCCCTGTTCCGCCTTGAGCTGCTGGAGAACATCTTctcactgctcttcctctccagCGCCGACTTCGCTCCACAAAATCCTAAAGATGTGACCGTAAAAAACCCGGCATCCTCTTCGTTGGAGGAGATCGAGTCTCAGACCGAGGAGGACCTCACCAGTGAACCGGATCTGGCCCACCTGATCCGGGGCTGCAACGGCTTCTTGGCGGATGTGGCGGCCATGGAGGGTTTCCTGAAGTTGCTCAAAGAGGGCCTGGAGGGCATGTGTGTGGTCGGCCAGCAGGAGGGACAGGAGACGGGACGAGCGCTCCCCAGGGAGGCGGAGGTGGCGGAGAGCGTGGGCTGCTCCGTGGCCGCCGGGACCTTTGGCGCCCGCCTGCAGAGGTTGTCCAAGCGTACGGCCGAGGCGCAGTGGAGACTGCAGATCATCACAAGCAATCAGAGCGGCGGAAGCA aaGTGGTCGATTGTTCAGGCACGGCGTCCGCTCCCCACAGCTTGCTGATACCCGCCATGTTGTCTCCCCCGGAGTCTCTGCTCGTGTCCTGCATCCGGCGCGGTAACTTCATGGAGGCCCATCAG GTGTCTCTGGTTTTTGACCTCGAGGCGTCAACTTCCTGCGGCGAGCTGGCCTTCATGGAATGCTACAAGGAAGTGCTAGTGGAGCTAGTCCGGGTGGAGCAGAAGATGGAGAGCCAGTCCATGTCATCATCCTCCTCGTCTTCAGAGGGCTTAGTCTCGGGCTCGGCCGCCGGCGCGGCACGCAGCCGGCTTGGCAGCAGCGGACGCTCCACTCTCCAGGCCATCGGAAGCGCCGCAGCCGCAG GCGTGGCATTCTACTCCATTTCCGACATAGCCAATCGCCTCCTCAGCAcgccctcccaccctctcccgACTCTGCAGGAGGGCTACTGGACCAGCGGGTGCTCGCCTGAGGCATCCGGACGGGTGGGCGTGCTCCTGGAGCAGCTCAGCCCTCCCGCCATGGCCGCCTTCGACCTGGCGTGCTGCCACTGCCAGCTTTGGAAGACATCTCGGCAACTGCTGGACACTGCTGAGCGTCGCCTCAGCAGCAGCCTGGAGGCTCGTG GTGTCCGAGTGGACCCCCGAGAGCCTCATCTCGAGAACATCTGTGGATTTCCTCTGTTCCTACAGCAGATCGGCAAGATTCTGAATCACCCAACAACCAGTAAGAAGAGCTCAGTCAAAATGGCGG AAGGTGCCGCGGGGGAGGAGCAAGTGTGCGCCAATCCGTTTGGCTGCTGCATCCAGGAAGTACTGCTGTGTTGCCACACGACGCTCAGCGAGGAGTGCATCGCCGCCCAACTTGCTCTGATGCAATGCTTGGAGAGCACCTTGGACATCCTCGGCTCTGCAACCAATGTAGTGG agggCGTCGCGGCGTCGTCAAGCTCCCTCATGGCGCTGCTGTCGGAGCAGGCCAGCCTGAAGGCTTCCGAGCTGGACACTCACCCGACGCGTTGCGGCATGAAGCAGCTACTCCGTTCCCTGGACCCGTTGTGCCCCTTCGAGCCCAACGGAGATCTGGCCAGGCCCGACTTTGTGCGCAGGTTTCTGCACTACGTCGACACGCTGGCGGCCGTGCTGGTGCGCAGCCTGGGCTCAGAAG ACCAGACAAGTGAGGTGAAGCTGGGGAATCCGTTGCTGGTGTTGCTTCAAGCTCCATCGCAGCTTCTCTCCTACCTGCTGTTTGAACGCCAGGTGTCTCCTGACAG GCTGCTATTGCTGCTGCGGGAGGCGGGGCTTGGCCTCAGCATCCAGCAGGTGATAATCCAGCGATGCTGCAAGGTCCTGCATGTGGGGACAACGTTCCCAGAGCCGGACCGGGATTCCATTCAGGCTAGAAAAGACGATGCTCTTTTCAGTGTGTCTGCTTTGACTCTGTCGCTCCAACGCCACGCCGGGGAGCATGCTTCCACGCTCGGCATGGCCGAGCTTCCGTCCGACGCCAGCTCTGAGTCCATATCTTCGGaggatgcctccaccaccagcTCCACCTCCTCCGCCAACCTCTCCGCCTCACCAGCCACGTCCCCGCCGTCATTTTTACTCACGCCGTCCGCTCTGGCATTCCTCAAATCACGCTCATCTTTGGTGGCAGctctggtgtgtttgtgtgcatccaAAGGAGAGGGCCCCCGCTCTCAGCCCACGGGCTGGTCGGGATACTTCCGCAGTGGCCGCAAAGAGCCGCTGCTAGATGGCGAGCAGATTTCCCGTGAGGCGGACGCGCTCCTCCAGGCCTTCCCCGTACTCCGAGCGTACCTGCGCGCCATGGGTGAACCGTTACTAGGCCCCTCCTTTTCTGACGACGACGGCCTCGGCGCATGGGTGTGCGGAAAGCCCCTGGTCGGGCTCCTGCTGGCCGGGCCTCGGGAGGAAGCCGCACGAGGGGTCGCCGCCGATGCCTTCCAGCAGGCCCTGGCCTCCAAGGATGTGGACCGAGCTCTACGGCTGCTGGAGCTTTACGGGCCTGATTGGGGTCAACAGGGGGAGCTGAGGGACCGCCTGCTTGCCTGGGCTGCCTTAGAGg GCGACGAGGAAGGCGTGGGCCACGTCTTCCGAGTGCAGGACGCCAATCTGCGCGCCCGCGTGGCCCTGCAGGCCATGGAGCGCTGGCCCCTCTCGGCCTGTACGGAGCTTCTGGACTTCTGCCTGGACAATGACGACGATACGGACGCCTCGCTGAGAGACGACCTACTgcggaaaaagaaagaactggaCATCTACCGCCGG ATGTTAGCCTTACGCCCGCCGTTGCCGTGGGTTACCTGGCAGGAGCTGAGGGCTGAGTCAAAGGCTAGCTCTGAATCCATGCTTGCCCGGATGCTGGAGGCCAag GAGTTTTCACTCTGCGCCCAGTGGGCCAAGCTTTATCCCGTGAGCGAGCAATCGAGACTGCAGCTGCAGACTGAGCATCTGCTGCACCTGCTGGACAAGGAACAGACTGATGAAGCCTTCCAG CTTCTTGAGGGTCTTGCGTGCGGCTTGGACGTTTGCGAGCGCGCCTTGGACCGCCGCCCCGGCTTATCCGCCTGCCACTTTTTGGCCGACTACATGACGCTGCACTTCCAAAGCCAAGTGGCCCCAGCGCGTCGACGACACATCCACACCCTCAACTTGGGCTCCAAGGTGTTGTTGGCTCTGCCGCCGCCCGCCCGCCAGAACTACTTCCCCTTGCTGTCGGAGCCCCTGCTGATGTTGGAGCAGATGCTCATGAACCTGAAGGTGGACTGGGCCGACGCGACCGTGCGCACCCTGAGGAACCTGCTGGCCGGCCAAGAGGCCGGTTTCGGGCCGGAAGCCGTCGACAGGCTTCTGGCCGAGTACGCCCGCAAGGCCTTGGACTTCACATGCGCGCCTCGAGAGTGGTCACGATCCG ACTCTGTCATCAGCCTGCAGGACACTCTGACGCAGTGCCCCGCTCAGGACAGCAGCGTTTTATCGTCCACTCGTCTGGACTCTTCAACGCCCTCCTCAGCAA GCAGCACGCCCACGCACACCTCCTCGACAAACAGCGGCGACAGAGAGCGGGACCGAAGCTCAGCAGGGAGGAAGCGGTCCTCGCCCGCCAAATTCCAGCCGCCCGAACAGCCCCCGGATCGAAAGGACTGGGTGCCTGACACCAAGCGGCTCGTGTGCATGGTCTGCCGGCGGGAGAGGTTTACCATG TTCAACCGGCGGCATCACTGTCGGCGTTGCGGTCGCCTGGTGTGTCAAGCTTGCTCGGAGCGCAAGATGGCCGTCGATGGATGTCCCGGAGAGGACGTCAGAGTGTGTGACCAGTGTTTTGCCTACTTTCATCCAGA TTCTGACGACGAACTGGAACCAAGTGAAG ATGTGCTCCCCTTCCGTGCAGCGGCGGCGATCCCCTCCTTGACGGAGGACGCCCTCGACGGCATGTTGCACCTGCCCGAGATTGCCCCCAGACAGATCAGGCTCTCCATGGATCCCGTCGAAAACCAGCAGTTGCGTGACGAGTTCTACTACGAGCAG GCGCCCAGTGCCCACTTGTGCGTGGCCATCTTGTCCCTGCACGGCGACCAGACGGCGTGCGGCCACCAGCTCATCGACCACTGTCGCTCACTCTCCCGCAAGCTGACCAACCCGGAGGTGGACGGTTGCCTACTGACTGATATCATGCGGCAGCTGCTCTTTAGCGCCAAGCTCATGTTTGTCAAAGGGGGCCGCAACCAGGACCTGGCCTTGTGTGACAG CTACATCAGCAAAGTGGACGTGCTGAAGATCCTGGTGGTGGCGAATTACAAACACATTCCCTCCCTGGATGACATCCTCGAGACGATGGCCGTCACGCGGCTCCGAAACCAGCTCCTGGAAGCCGAGTATTACCAGCTGGCGGTGGAG GTGTCCACCAAAAGCGGGCTGGACCCCGGCGCCGTGTGGCAAGCGTGGGCCATGGCCTCCTTGAAGGCCGGCAGTTTGACGGCGGCTCGGGAGAAGTTTGCACGGTGTCTGAAGGCCCCCGTGGACCGCAACCAGATCAACATGGGCCCCACGCTGCTGCAGGAGATTGTCAAGCACCTGGAGACCACCGTCAGACCCGTCTCCGCTTCG TCTTTGAGCGAGGACATCTTGGCGCCGctgcaggagctggaggaggcacTGAGCGAGAGGTCCGAATGCCCGAGGCGCATCCTCCACCAGGAGTGCCTCTACTACCTGAATGCGTACGCTACTCACCTGGCGCTGGTCAGCTTCCACATGCGCCACGACGCCATGACGGAGGCCATCTCGTACCTCCTGAACAAGGCCAGCTTCCATTTTGTTGTGACCCTCACTTGA